In Methanosarcina barkeri MS, a single window of DNA contains:
- a CDS encoding glycoside hydrolase family 16 protein has protein sequence MLSTLGLLLIANTAAADTYLTWCGKEWCVRDGTGNPGSNNWNSSGNSVWVDENQKLHLTIQKVGDTWYSTEVDTTSANYTYGVYSWTVSSPILNLDPNIVATMFYRHNDTNEIDIGATQWGWMYSDRLNYGVAPNAYQSAIPYDSPNQNATDVTYSFDWEPTYVHFTAKLSNGTVISDWNCTDQTSIPHVEGGVTMQMWLMNHLAPINGQNAEMVLSNFSYVPFSVAPDTSDTSDTSDTSDTYLNWCGKEWWVRSGTGNPGSNNWNSSGNSVWVDENQKLHLTIQKVGDTWYSTEVDTTSANYTYGVYSWTVSSSILNLDPNIVAAMFFRHNDTNEIDIEATQWGWIYSDRLSYSVQPNAYQSTIPYDSPYQNATDVTYSFDWEPTYVHFTAKLSNGTVISDWNCTDQTSIPHVAGGVAMQMWLMNHLAPINGQNAEMVLSDFSYIPA, from the coding sequence ATGTTAAGTACATTAGGCTTGCTTTTGATTGCAAACACCGCTGCTGCAGACACCTATCTAACTTGGTGTGGTAAAGAGTGGTGCGTAAGAGACGGAACTGGTAATCCTGGTAGTAACAACTGGAACAGTTCAGGAAACAGTGTTTGGGTTGATGAAAACCAGAAACTACACCTGACAATCCAAAAAGTCGGAGATACGTGGTATTCAACAGAGGTTGATACCACATCCGCAAACTATACTTATGGTGTATATTCGTGGACGGTTTCATCACCAATACTGAATCTTGATCCAAACATTGTAGCTACTATGTTCTATCGTCATAACGATACCAATGAGATAGATATCGGAGCTACTCAGTGGGGTTGGATGTACAGTGACAGGCTTAACTATGGTGTTGCGCCAAATGCATACCAGAGTGCAATACCTTATGACTCTCCTAACCAAAACGCTACAGACGTTACATACAGTTTCGATTGGGAGCCAACGTATGTTCACTTCACCGCAAAGCTTTCTAACGGAACTGTCATATCTGACTGGAACTGTACAGATCAGACAAGTATCCCACACGTAGAAGGCGGAGTTACGATGCAGATGTGGCTTATGAATCATTTGGCGCCGATAAATGGACAGAATGCAGAGATGGTTTTATCTAACTTTAGCTATGTACCATTTTCTGTCGCTCCAGACACTTCAGACACTTCAGATACTTCAGACACTTCAGACACTTATCTAAATTGGTGCGGCAAAGAATGGTGGGTAAGAAGTGGAACTGGTAATCCTGGTAGTAACAACTGGAACAGTTCAGGAAACAGTGTTTGGGTTGATGAAAACCAGAAACTACACCTGACAATCCAAAAAGTCGGAGATACGTGGTATTCAACAGAGGTTGATACCACATCCGCAAACTATACTTATGGTGTATATTCGTGGACGGTTTCATCATCAATACTGAATCTTGATCCAAACATTGTAGCTGCTATGTTCTTCCGCCATAACGATACTAATGAGATAGATATTGAAGCTACTCAGTGGGGCTGGATATACAGTGACAGACTTAGTTATAGTGTCCAGCCAAATGCATATCAGAGTACAATACCTTATGACTCTCCTTACCAAAACGCTACAGACGTTACATACAGTTTCGATTGGGAGCCAACGTATGTTCACTTCACCGCAAAGCTTTCTAACGGAACTGTCATATCTGACTGGAACTGTACAGATCAGACAAGTATCCCACATGTAGCAGGTGGAGTTGCAATGCAGATGTGGCTTATGAATCATTTAGCGCCGATAAATGGACAGAACGCAGAAATGGTTTTATCTGACTTTAGTTATATACCAGCTTAA
- a CDS encoding GNAT family N-acetyltransferase, giving the protein MKLTEDKIKFTEDGVKPGLKIRAAEIKDVHLILEFVKGIARFENLSHLVTATEETLADAMFGNKPYAEVFFAELDGVPVGFTVFFHNFSTFVGKPGLYIEDIFVKPEFRGKGIGKAMFLHCVKLAKERNCGRIEWAVLEWNPAREFYKHLGGSPADGWQIYRMDEEKFESAFEK; this is encoded by the coding sequence ATGAAACTTACAGAGGATAAAATAAAGTTCACAGAAGACGGAGTAAAACCTGGATTGAAAATCCGCGCCGCAGAAATTAAAGATGTACACTTGATTCTTGAGTTCGTTAAAGGCATTGCAAGGTTTGAAAACCTTTCCCACCTGGTCACAGCGACAGAAGAAACCCTGGCAGATGCCATGTTTGGAAATAAACCCTATGCCGAGGTTTTCTTTGCTGAATTGGATGGGGTTCCGGTCGGGTTTACTGTTTTTTTCCACAATTTCTCTACTTTTGTGGGAAAGCCTGGGCTCTATATCGAGGACATTTTTGTAAAACCTGAGTTTCGGGGAAAAGGAATCGGGAAAGCAATGTTTCTCCACTGTGTAAAGCTTGCAAAAGAAAGAAACTGCGGAAGAATAGAATGGGCAGTCCTTGAATGGAACCCTGCAAGGGAATTTTACAAACATCTTGGAGGAAGCCCTGCAGATGGGTGGCAGATTTATCGGATGGATGAAGAAAAATTTGAAAGTGCATTTGAAAAATGA
- a CDS encoding FliH/SctL family protein, which produces MGIKKTLAILLVACFIVSVTVAAVSANQQEYNRGYKDGCRDGYKDGFREGKADSKKPYSAFIKKEAKKSDYDKGYERGYSDCFPKGYQAGLKAGSAGGNQKEYDRGYKDGCRDGYRDGFREGKADSRKPYSAFIKKEARKSDYARGYERGYSDCFPRGYKAGLNT; this is translated from the coding sequence ATGGGTATAAAAAAGACATTGGCTATTTTGCTGGTAGCCTGTTTTATAGTATCAGTGACAGTTGCGGCGGTAAGCGCAAATCAGCAAGAATACAACAGGGGCTACAAAGACGGCTGCAGAGATGGCTATAAAGATGGATTTAGAGAAGGTAAAGCCGATAGCAAGAAGCCCTACAGTGCATTTATAAAGAAAGAAGCCAAGAAAAGCGATTATGATAAAGGCTACGAAAGAGGTTATAGCGACTGCTTCCCGAAAGGCTATCAGGCAGGCCTGAAAGCTGGGTCAGCAGGCGGAAATCAAAAAGAATATGATAGAGGCTACAAAGACGGCTGCAGAGATGGTTATAGAGACGGATTTAGAGAAGGCAAAGCTGACAGCAGGAAGCCCTACAGTGCATTTATAAAGAAAGAAGCCAGGAAAAGCGATTATGCAAGAGGCTATGAAAGAGGTTATAGTGACTGTTTCCCAAGAGGCTATAAAGCAGGCTTGAATACTTGA
- a CDS encoding acyltransferase → MSSNESTIRDSNFELLRIVLISMIICLHYFKYGEALHVLTPSDSNYYFTYGLESLFIIAVDCFILITGYYQINGKFKLKKIIDLWAQVIFYSVTISSIFWFTGIEPLTVPTMLQAFLPVITGTYWFVTIYIVLYLFSPFLNTALQNMKKEYHKKLILVSAVFFVILPSINFTYFTDTGYSVYNFVFLYCVGAYIRKYDLPVKNRTYFLLGYLMCSLLVFFGAMLLNTLPETPEYFFADPWNYNFIFVELGAICFFMVFKSIKIQSTTINFMATSVFGIYLISNHPFVLDVLYSKILHCADYSYSPLFVRHMLFSGIGVLISCLIIDFFRQKLFTLLHGFIPKSVIFSLSKVFGKIFQD, encoded by the coding sequence ATGTCATCTAATGAAAGCACTATTCGCGACTCAAATTTTGAGTTATTAAGGATTGTTTTAATCTCAATGATCATATGTCTCCATTATTTTAAGTATGGAGAGGCACTTCATGTACTAACACCTTCGGATTCAAATTATTATTTTACTTATGGATTGGAAAGCCTATTTATCATTGCAGTAGATTGTTTTATACTTATAACTGGATACTATCAAATTAATGGAAAATTTAAATTAAAAAAAATCATTGATCTCTGGGCTCAGGTTATTTTTTATTCGGTAACGATTTCATCAATATTTTGGTTTACTGGGATTGAGCCTCTGACCGTACCCACAATGTTACAAGCATTTTTACCAGTTATTACTGGGACATACTGGTTTGTGACAATATACATCGTTCTGTATCTCTTTTCTCCATTTTTAAACACGGCACTTCAAAATATGAAAAAAGAATATCATAAAAAATTAATTTTAGTTTCCGCAGTTTTTTTTGTAATCTTGCCGTCAATTAATTTCACTTATTTTACTGATACAGGATACAGTGTATATAATTTCGTTTTTCTTTATTGTGTAGGCGCATATATCAGAAAGTATGATCTTCCAGTCAAGAATCGAACCTATTTCTTATTAGGATATCTTATGTGTAGTCTTTTAGTATTCTTTGGAGCCATGCTTCTTAATACACTTCCTGAAACTCCCGAGTACTTCTTTGCCGACCCATGGAACTACAATTTTATTTTTGTAGAATTAGGAGCAATTTGTTTTTTTATGGTGTTCAAAAGTATCAAAATACAATCCACAACAATAAATTTTATGGCAACATCTGTTTTTGGTATATATCTAATCTCAAATCATCCATTTGTACTAGATGTGTTGTATTCCAAGATCTTGCATTGCGCTGATTATTCTTACAGTCCTCTTTTTGTTCGTCATATGCTATTTTCGGGAATTGGCGTTTTAATTTCGTGTTTGATTATTGATTTCTTCAGACAGAAGTTGTTTACACTACTACATGGATTTATCCCAAAATCAGTTATTTTCTCACTCAGTAAGGTTTTTGGGAAGATTTTTCAAGATTAA
- a CDS encoding glycoside hydrolase family 16 protein, whose translation MKTIKYLIILFVLLIVVILAIPSEDTSLQGILNWKGQDWPLTSGYADPGNNYRNNTGARIDNQPSGVNTYPLDGVLNWKEQDWYLTSGYANPGNNYWNNTGAWIDDQDRLHLTVVNDSGTWKSTMLNSQNTYCYGTFTWNVASPVFTFGKNCVVGLCTYLDDYNASNVVISRWGDPNGNQLWYYKEPSTVKGNSKEYLVSPSIEGANTTYRIEWKPNYIRFTSMQADGTVIADYNNTNSSTIPKEPESVIMNLWLVAPPSDGKNIELIISNFTVTNN comes from the coding sequence ATGAAGACAATTAAGTACTTGATAATTTTATTTGTTCTGCTAATTGTGGTGATTTTGGCTATTCCATCAGAAGACACATCTTTACAGGGAATACTTAACTGGAAAGGGCAAGATTGGCCTTTGACATCTGGCTACGCAGACCCCGGTAATAATTACCGGAATAATACAGGTGCACGGATAGATAATCAACCATCAGGAGTGAATACATACCCTTTAGATGGAGTACTTAACTGGAAAGAGCAAGATTGGTATCTAACATCTGGCTACGCAAATCCCGGTAATAATTACTGGAACAATACAGGTGCATGGATAGATGACCAAGATAGACTGCACTTAACAGTTGTAAACGATAGCGGTACATGGAAAAGCACAATGTTAAATAGCCAAAACACATATTGTTATGGTACTTTTACATGGAATGTAGCTTCACCTGTTTTTACTTTTGGCAAAAATTGCGTGGTTGGACTTTGTACTTATTTAGATGATTATAATGCGTCAAATGTAGTGATTTCAAGATGGGGTGACCCTAATGGGAATCAACTCTGGTATTACAAAGAACCTTCTACAGTTAAAGGAAATAGTAAAGAGTATCTGGTTTCACCGAGCATTGAAGGCGCAAACACAACTTATAGAATTGAGTGGAAACCCAATTATATAAGATTCACATCCATGCAGGCAGATGGAACAGTAATAGCAGACTATAATAATACAAATAGTTCTACAATTCCGAAAGAGCCTGAAAGTGTCATAATGAATTTATGGTTAGTGGCTCCTCCATCCGATGGAAAAAACATTGAACTTATAATTAGTAACTTCACAGTTACTAATAATTGA
- a CDS encoding glycosyltransferase family 2 protein produces the protein MTPVLPPQNNVIAFVPAHNEADIIRSTIESILTQTVKVDVIVISDNSTDDTVSIVRSIAAIDNRVSLIETVGNKFKKSGALNTAYKSVDLNSYDYVLSVDGDTVVAPDLVEQALIEFQLDPLLGAVCSRAGVVKQTTNGFFEKLVYHWQYVEYAEFDRSRVSQDRGIKVAHGMCTVYKVEAIKAVMARRIATEKLDCTLYDVHNITEDYELTVTLKELGYHTAAGFGMHAWTDVPLKLSELWKQRVRWLRGGLDTLWEHGWNKSTRKDILNAGLFWIMLSFQILLLNYALYDIVKGVYHPNWMFILVMSLMYVDSVYTLRYVQDPSKWDYLVRITFIPQIFYAWFTIAQLVCAYYLFLFKPNQDW, from the coding sequence ATGACACCCGTTCTGCCTCCACAGAACAATGTCATCGCGTTTGTGCCAGCTCATAATGAGGCGGATATAATCCGCTCAACCATTGAATCCATTCTTACTCAAACAGTCAAAGTCGATGTTATTGTAATAAGTGATAACAGTACAGATGACACGGTTAGTATAGTAAGAAGTATAGCTGCCATTGATAACCGCGTAAGTTTGATAGAAACTGTTGGAAATAAATTTAAAAAATCTGGGGCATTGAACACTGCTTATAAAAGTGTAGATCTGAATTCATATGATTATGTACTATCAGTCGATGGTGATACAGTCGTAGCTCCAGATCTTGTTGAGCAAGCATTAATAGAATTTCAGCTAGATCCACTGCTTGGGGCAGTGTGCTCTCGTGCCGGTGTAGTCAAACAGACAACTAATGGGTTTTTTGAAAAACTAGTTTATCACTGGCAATATGTCGAATACGCAGAGTTCGACAGAAGTCGAGTTAGTCAGGATCGAGGGATTAAAGTCGCGCACGGAATGTGCACGGTATATAAGGTAGAAGCAATAAAAGCAGTTATGGCAAGACGCATAGCTACCGAAAAACTTGACTGCACTTTATATGATGTGCATAACATCACCGAAGATTACGAGTTAACGGTAACTCTAAAAGAGCTTGGTTACCACACAGCTGCAGGTTTTGGGATGCATGCCTGGACAGATGTCCCATTAAAACTAAGCGAGTTATGGAAGCAACGAGTCCGCTGGCTTCGCGGTGGGCTTGATACATTGTGGGAGCATGGATGGAATAAAAGCACCAGAAAAGACATCCTGAACGCCGGACTCTTCTGGATTATGCTATCTTTCCAGATTCTTTTGCTAAATTATGCTTTGTATGACATAGTTAAGGGTGTTTATCATCCCAACTGGATGTTCATACTGGTAATGAGTTTAATGTACGTGGACAGTGTTTACACACTGCGATATGTGCAGGACCCTAGTAAGTGGGATTATCTTGTGAGAATAACGTTTATTCCTCAGATATTTTATGCGTGGTTTACTATTGCTCAGCTAGTCTGTGCATACTACCTCTTTCTCTTTAAACCTAATCAGGATTGGTAA
- a CDS encoding DUF2156 domain-containing protein — MLCQKDFKPVTLADWAFFERHYAIYPQTHSDNTFTNMICWNHFMHYRYAYVKGNVILACTAAGISRLHPPIGPRDPELMREVIRLALDIGDDNKPLMLIDPETAKWMKKIDPALMLVPDLNHFEYVYRALDLAKLPGKKYLKIRSQLNKFRKNYRHTVEPITPENREEIMEFLVKWCESKRCKNNFTLAHEIEACSYAIEHLTELHLRGLLIRVGSKIGAISLFERLNANTALIHFEKGLTEYEGIYKVINAETAAVLASEVEYINRESDLGVSGLREAKLRYHPHHMVEVYSLKQQTCFPFHEYAL; from the coding sequence ATGCTTTGTCAAAAAGATTTCAAACCGGTAACGCTTGCAGATTGGGCTTTTTTTGAGCGCCATTACGCAATCTACCCGCAAACCCACAGCGACAATACTTTCACGAATATGATCTGCTGGAATCATTTCATGCATTACCGGTATGCATACGTGAAAGGAAATGTAATTCTAGCGTGCACTGCCGCAGGAATAAGCCGCCTACATCCGCCTATAGGCCCCCGTGATCCTGAACTCATGCGGGAGGTAATACGGCTGGCGCTGGACATAGGCGACGACAATAAACCCCTTATGCTCATCGACCCTGAGACTGCAAAATGGATGAAGAAAATAGATCCTGCCCTTATGTTGGTTCCGGACCTTAACCATTTTGAGTATGTGTACCGTGCTCTCGACCTTGCTAAACTTCCTGGAAAGAAATACCTCAAAATCCGCAGCCAGCTTAACAAATTCCGGAAAAATTACCGGCACACTGTCGAGCCAATAACCCCAGAAAATCGAGAAGAAATAATGGAGTTCCTGGTAAAGTGGTGTGAGAGCAAAAGGTGCAAGAACAATTTCACCCTTGCCCACGAAATAGAAGCATGTTCCTACGCAATCGAGCACTTAACCGAACTGCACCTGCGAGGTCTTTTGATAAGGGTAGGTTCAAAGATAGGTGCCATCTCTCTTTTTGAGCGTCTCAACGCTAATACAGCGTTAATCCATTTTGAGAAAGGGCTAACTGAGTATGAAGGAATATACAAGGTAATCAATGCCGAAACCGCAGCAGTTCTTGCCAGCGAGGTGGAGTATATCAACCGGGAAAGCGATCTCGGTGTCAGTGGACTTCGAGAAGCAAAGCTGAGATATCATCCGCACCACATGGTAGAGGTATATTCGCTCAAACAACAAACCTGCTTTCCATTTCATGAGTATGCACTCTAA
- a CDS encoding IS701 family transposase — MDINPPKCTDIDYINFLIAASNVFSCTEAARCYPDIANAPSHDAFTRCLQRQPPDTEALWEEVKSYVKLKGGYLIVDDSTLDKPYAEEIAFVRRMWSGKHHRTVKGIGLVTLVWTDGTTVIPIDFRIYNIDVDDKTKNDHFRDMLDKAEERGFNPKFVLFDTWYASVKNLKAIRQKEWHFLTRLKNNRLVNPDNKGNVPLETVDIPPKGRVVHLKAYGFVKVFRIVSKNGDTQHWVTDVQEMDEAKREDLAKKSWKIEEYHRGIKQFCGVEKCQARKEESQRAHIMFSLRAFLRLELQRIKSGISWFESAMKIRRVAVTEYLRNPQYTLN, encoded by the coding sequence ATGGACATAAATCCACCTAAGTGTACCGACATTGACTACATTAATTTTCTCATTGCGGCTTCTAACGTTTTTAGCTGTACTGAAGCTGCTAGATGTTATCCAGACATAGCTAATGCTCCTTCTCATGATGCTTTTACTCGTTGCCTTCAAAGGCAACCTCCAGACACGGAAGCACTATGGGAGGAAGTAAAAAGTTATGTCAAGCTTAAGGGAGGATACCTAATTGTTGATGATTCAACATTAGATAAACCATACGCAGAAGAAATTGCTTTTGTTCGTCGTATGTGGAGTGGAAAACATCATCGTACTGTAAAGGGAATAGGCCTGGTTACCTTAGTTTGGACTGACGGTACAACCGTTATACCTATCGATTTTCGAATTTATAACATCGATGTAGACGACAAAACAAAGAATGACCATTTCCGTGATATGCTTGACAAGGCCGAAGAACGTGGTTTTAATCCCAAATTCGTTTTATTTGATACATGGTATGCAAGTGTGAAAAACCTTAAAGCCATTAGACAGAAAGAGTGGCATTTCCTTACAAGATTGAAAAATAATCGTTTGGTAAATCCTGACAACAAGGGAAATGTGCCACTTGAAACAGTAGATATTCCTCCAAAAGGACGTGTGGTTCACCTCAAAGCATATGGATTTGTAAAGGTGTTTAGGATAGTTTCAAAAAATGGAGACACGCAACACTGGGTTACAGATGTGCAAGAGATGGATGAAGCAAAACGTGAAGATTTGGCAAAGAAGTCATGGAAAATTGAGGAATATCATAGGGGAATAAAACAGTTCTGTGGTGTCGAAAAATGTCAGGCAAGAAAGGAAGAATCACAAAGAGCACATATAATGTTCTCATTAAGAGCTTTTCTTAGACTGGAATTACAAAGAATCAAAAGTGGAATATCCTGGTTTGAAAGTGCTATGAAAATTAGAAGAGTGGCAGTGACAGAATACTTAAGGAATCCCCAATACACGTTAAATTAA
- a CDS encoding YkvA family protein, which yields MLVMLKLKEIKNNAKKYIELCKLIYVDPRTPKTAKILLWIAIGYALSPIDLIPDFIPVIGHIDDIIIVPVLLYIAMRSVPKNVYIENYVQILSK from the coding sequence ATGTTAGTTATGTTGAAACTAAAAGAAATAAAGAATAATGCAAAAAAGTACATAGAACTATGCAAACTTATATATGTAGATCCTAGAACTCCCAAAACCGCAAAAATACTGTTATGGATCGCCATAGGCTATGCATTATCACCAATTGATTTAATACCAGATTTCATACCTGTAATTGGTCATATTGATGATATAATAATCGTCCCTGTGCTTTTATACATTGCAATGAGATCAGTACCCAAAAATGTGTATATAGAAAACTATGTTCAGATTTTAAGTAAATAA
- a CDS encoding DUF3303 domain-containing protein has translation MDIITWEPKDSLKVAEFYANYDYPKGIKVIEEWTDLTGYRTFIIYETEDEKTYAASVFPFTGLCKFETFPVMKLDKFMQLAQKFAEKTGGEGPEAEQGEGGKASEELLKQIGNLEKRIERLEHHSYIQQEDVT, from the coding sequence ATGGATATAATAACTTGGGAGCCGAAAGACTCCCTAAAAGTTGCGGAATTCTATGCGAATTATGACTACCCGAAGGGAATAAAAGTAATTGAGGAATGGACTGACCTTACTGGATACCGCACGTTTATAATATATGAAACTGAAGACGAAAAAACATATGCAGCATCCGTTTTTCCATTTACAGGGCTGTGCAAATTCGAAACGTTTCCGGTTATGAAACTAGATAAATTTATGCAGCTTGCCCAAAAATTTGCCGAGAAAACCGGAGGAGAAGGTCCAGAAGCTGAGCAGGGCGAGGGAGGAAAAGCCTCAGAGGAACTTCTTAAGCAAATAGGGAACCTTGAAAAGAGAATTGAACGCCTTGAACACCACTCTTATATTCAGCAGGAAGATGTAACGTGA
- a CDS encoding PocR ligand-binding domain-containing protein, giving the protein MHKKSHLGFDKCGALLDCFYINQNIFKQKQVGDVLSKSKQCMMLLLWSILLSTKKAENLEVNNIIETQAIQSLMSDFYKRSSIPIALVDLKGNVLAGVGWHDTLIRFYSVYPKDCKLCMENDKKLFVNVSLGEFKIYRSQTNIWSIAAPFMIGGAYVANVFTGQFFFEDETIDYEFFRSQARKYGLDEEESIEMLEKVPRLSKKDVDKNVKFLLAFTKLITNNYFSCPISWFVSHLKTNLFNTIVSKLTGIRKIGL; this is encoded by the coding sequence GTGCATAAGAAGTCACATCTTGGCTTTGACAAATGCGGCGCGCTTCTCGATTGCTTCTACATAAATCAAAACATTTTCAAGCAAAAACAGGTAGGGGATGTACTGAGTAAAAGTAAACAGTGCATGATGTTATTATTGTGGAGTATTCTTTTGTCTACAAAGAAGGCAGAGAACTTAGAGGTTAATAATATTATCGAAACCCAGGCAATCCAGTCTCTTATGAGTGATTTCTATAAACGTTCTTCCATTCCAATAGCCCTGGTTGATCTCAAAGGCAATGTTCTAGCAGGTGTCGGGTGGCATGATACCTTGATTAGATTCTATAGTGTATATCCCAAAGACTGCAAACTCTGCATGGAAAACGATAAAAAGTTATTCGTGAATGTTTCTCTTGGAGAGTTTAAGATTTACAGGAGTCAGACCAACATATGGTCCATAGCAGCTCCTTTTATGATAGGTGGTGCTTATGTCGCCAATGTCTTTACAGGGCAGTTTTTTTTTGAAGATGAGACTATAGACTATGAATTTTTCCGGTCCCAGGCTAGAAAATACGGCTTAGACGAGGAAGAATCTATAGAAATGCTTGAAAAAGTTCCGCGATTGAGCAAGAAGGATGTGGATAAAAATGTTAAATTCCTATTGGCGTTTACTAAATTGATCACTAATAACTACTTTTCATGCCCCATTAGCTGGTTTGTATCTCATCTTAAAACCAATTTGTTCAATACAATCGTGTCTAAGCTGACAGGAATACGGAAGATCGGTTTGTAA